The DNA segment GTTAATTAATTTCTCATTTTCCCATTtcaattttgcattattttctttacgtaatttacaattgtttaATGGACTGCACAAATTTCGAACCAATTGCAATTAGCTAACCGAAAAAATTGCTGTtagctgttggctgttgcctGTTAGCTTACAACTCAGTTAAGGCCAAGTTGAGGCGCTGCGATACTTTtccgttgcgttgcgttgcgttgcgaagcgatgcgatgcgtGAACCGCACGCGACGAGACTCGTTTGTTGACTGACTGCGATGCGGACTTGCTCGAAGTCAGCTGGCCACACAAAACGGTTCGGCAAACGAGTTAACGAAAAAAAtcccagctgctgctgccgcggTTGCTTGGCCAAAAGGGGCGTAGAGCGGGGGCTGTTTTGCTGTACAGCTTTCGTACTGGCGTTGAAAGTAATTTCAAATGTTGCAGAACACTTGAGATCTTAATGCAATATTTGCTCAGAgcttagtttattttaagtttaccTGAACACATTCTTGATCAAGTTCGGGAAATTGCCGGCACTTTTTTCAGCAATAGTGCTAAGTAAACAATCGAATGCTAGGGATTTCTAtagatttcaaataaatataagaataaaagtaagaacaaaactaaaaagcaaaagaaacagaTATACAGCATATTAATTatgatatttataatatatttcgaacttaaaaaattaaattttcggttaaaatattataatctaAAACACAATGATAATATTGACTTAAAAGAAGGCAGGCGGTTGTATGGTTCAGCACAAGCTGTTAAACTACAGTGGTTGGCACTGTTAACAGCAACAGGCGATGTAGTTGCGCTGTTAAGCCGTCAAACATGTTGCATTGGTGAATTGTTGAATAACTTGAGCAGCAAAACATTTGGCAGCtgacaacaaattaatttgtcaattgtttaatcaaattttaaatactttattattattatttacattaaaaaataaagaaaacaacaagtGTAGTATTTAATAAAGACGAAAGATAAACAGCTGTGGGCAAGCGGAATATGAAAATTGTACAAAAGTGGCAACGAATTTATGAGCGCCGTGTGGGTGGCAAGTTGTTGGGCTGCGGCTGTTGCATGTGCCTCATATTAATTGCAGTGCTTACGAGCGGCATCACCCacgcagcaacggcagcagcaaataaaacaaacagcaaaagttGCATCAGTTGGCGACCCAATTGCCAGTTGGACTCCAAGTGCGACTTTTGCGAGTCGAAGTTGGAGTCGAAGTTGGAGTCAGAGAACGCCTACCTAGAAAACCTACCACACGAcaacagtgtgtgtgtctccAGTTAGACAAGCATACGCCTTGTTAGAGCCCTGAACCTGGACTTACCAACCACTTCAGTTGCCGCCATGCCCCCTCCGACCCCCTTCCGAACCACCTTTCGGTTGCAAGCTTCATCCGCAACTTGGGCACTGcgaatttgcatttatttacatttctgcTGTGGAGCTTAAAAGGCGCATGATTAAGCAATAAATTCACACGATCTTGCAGCATGTGTgggtgtttgttgttgttactgttgctgctgctgctgcctctgctgcaaCCGTTAACTTTGCAACGGTGCAACACCGTGTTTGTAGCATACCGTTTCACTATTATTATCACTccttgtattattgttattattattattactactattattatgaatttgaTTTAGTATGCCCATTTCGCTTGAATATTTGCCTTCGTTTATTGTGTTTCCCCCTAAAAAGTCCATCGAAAGCGGAAGCCGTTGCAAAATGGTGCGACAACAAGTGCGATTTCGTGTTAATTGAATATGCTCGACTCTGTGATGCGCTACAATTGATTCAACTTATTCGATTTGCAATCAACAGACATTTACTGTCAacattttttcatatattacttatatttCCACACGTATGTTAAAAAAAGGACTTCCTACAAATATTATCCTAGCCCAACTCAActaatgtaatgtaatgttgttattgctaattactaattcatataatttaatcaaaaagtgatttttatcttatcatattacaataatacaaaattaaattacaatatcttatatatgtatagattatattaaaaaactttacaCTTtacataaagaaatttaaaaaaagttcaataaaatagaaagtcgaaaacaataaattcatttttagattttattatttttttaattttttttagattagaagttttaatagtttttatattttgtaatatgtgGAAGTCATTGAAGGTTAGCATAGCGAATGCATCACATAAAAAGTACAGcgcatacaaataatatttttgattttcttggGTCATTGCACTGTGCAGTGGCGACTGTGACAAACAGGTGCATATGAAAAGTGCTTTGTCATGGAGCTGCTCAGCACAAGTGCTTGACTCAAGTTTTAATTGATGGGGATTTGCAACTCCTTGAAGGTATTACATAAACGTCCGCAATATTAAAGATAATGTACCTAATTATGAATGCTAAGAGATTAAAGGGATTTCAATTATAGAAAAagaccaaaacaacaaacacttaTTTTATACCATAAACTTTGTTGCTCTTCCCCTCGCAATTATGATTCCAGCTGACTCTGGAAGTAGTAGTGGCGATTTCCGGGTCCCGGCATACGCAAATGAGCGCGGAATTCGTCTAGATTGAAAGAGTTTGGCTTGTAGACAAACGTGGACTGCGAACTTCCAGCGGAAGATAAACTGTTGTCAGTTCTGAAATCTTTGGTAATCTCTTGCTGCTGCAtatcaaatgtttgccaaataTCTAGCTCCTGTTCCTGCTGAACCTCCGCCAGTTGCTCCTCAACGATACTCTGCTCACTGGGCGTCGACTTCTGTGGTCGATTCCTGATGCACTCCGCACGTCGTGCATTCGCCTGCTCTATTTTGGCAACGATGGGATGCTTAAGACCCCCCAGATATTTGCGCACGTCGAATTGTGTGTCCGTAGCATCGTCCAGATATGGATACTTGGCAATATAGTTGTTGCGACGCACTATCACATCGGCCTCGAATTCTTCATCCACACTGAAATCACAGCCGCGACAATCAAAGTGGAGAATATTTCGATTAAACTCCAGAGCCGGTAAGATGATCTTACCCTGTGTTGAACTTAGTTTAATGGACGCCATATCCAAGTGAAGCAATGGCTTGTGCCTGCGCAACAGCAAATTTAGATTATATGCCAAGGCAAATGGATCCGTAAAGATGCCATTGATGTTCAGCCTAGCCACATGATCGGTCCCAAGTATATCATGGACTAAGGGCCCAATACTAGAGTGTCCCAAGGGATTGTGGGCGAGGCCCAGATACTCCATGGGTGGCGCATCGGAGCCATGGTTGTCAGTGTAACATTTGAGTGCATATCCTATTGCCTTGAGCGCATTTTCCTCCAGTTTATTGTAGCCCAACTCGAGTTCCTTTAGCATCGTTTTGCGGTCCAACAGCATTTCCAGTGCCACATCACAGTCATCCTCCAGCTGATCATAGCCGAAATCCACAATCTCCAGCGAATCGAGCTTTTTCAAAGCCTCCGCAATGATCAGCAGTTTCATGTGATCCATGCGACTGTTGCGCAACCGAAAGATCTTCAGTTGCTGCAGAGTGCGAACTCCCTTAGCCAGGTGAACAATGTCACGGTAGGAGAAATTCAGGTGCCGCTTGTGATAACCTCGCTCCATTTGGGGGCCTAGGAACTCAATGGTCAGTGAGTTGAGTTGGTCGAAGTAGCGCACAAAACTGAGGTCGATGTGATGACAGTGTTTCGAGGGATAATCGTAGCGTTTGATGCGACTGATCACCTTGGCTATGTTGCGATTATCCACGATCTTGTCTTCGCCATCATCGGGCTCTGGTTCGACTTCGATGTCGAAGGCGCTAGTGATAAATTTCTTGACCTCTGTTgccttctttttcttcttctttggctTGGGCTCTGGTGGAGGTTTAGCCCTAAGCATAGAACGCTTCTTATGGCGTCGTTCGAGCTCTTCCTTTTTCTCGCGATTCATGTCCCGCAGCTGCTGCCGTGCCGCATTGCGAGCGTGTCGCGCTGCTCGTCGTTTTTCGTCTCCCACATCTGAGGAGCGTTGCACTGACAAATTGCCATCCGATCGAGTGACTGACCCTTCGTATTCCTTCACTACGATTTGCTCCGTAAAATGGTGTGATTCAACTGCTTTCAATTTGCCC comes from the Drosophila sulfurigaster albostrigata strain 15112-1811.04 chromosome 2L, ASM2355843v2, whole genome shotgun sequence genome and includes:
- the LOC133842896 gene encoding uncharacterized protein LOC133842896 — protein: MMDDDDEAFLPPPNLNSISIPNEPELLVEYDLYKTSTATYRLHSERNREVFAEALIDNKRLGTLSDLSIRALAKLGTRHIAPIVRQDPMKLRIHYDSLDVNLPLKDCYFVDDLRFWRRVVLAKSPDKSLVFKKIDDYDWRGMGISLKYVELVEACPAEYWPEKQMADLAALVHQHVRTLHIKHLQSLPEHFFRHYVLSEPELDVSSVESADPEVSSDEIDTPVEEEAVEEEQEPEIVIPLGKGKLKAVESHHFTEQIVVKEYEGSVTRSDGNLSVQRSSDVGDEKRRAARHARNAARQQLRDMNREKKEELERRHKKRSMLRAKPPPEPKPKKKKKKATEVKKFITSAFDIEVEPEPDDGEDKIVDNRNIAKVISRIKRYDYPSKHCHHIDLSFVRYFDQLNSLTIEFLGPQMERGYHKRHLNFSYRDIVHLAKGVRTLQQLKIFRLRNSRMDHMKLLIIAEALKKLDSLEIVDFGYDQLEDDCDVALEMLLDRKTMLKELELGYNKLEENALKAIGYALKCYTDNHGSDAPPMEYLGLAHNPLGHSSIGPLVHDILGTDHVARLNINGIFTDPFALAYNLNLLLRRHKPLLHLDMASIKLSSTQGKIILPALEFNRNILHFDCRGCDFSVDEEFEADVIVRRNNYIAKYPYLDDATDTQFDVRKYLGGLKHPIVAKIEQANARRAECIRNRPQKSTPSEQSIVEEQLAEVQQEQELDIWQTFDMQQQEITKDFRTDNSLSSAGSSQSTFVYKPNSFNLDEFRAHLRMPGPGNRHYYFQSQLES